A section of the Roseivirga sp. BDSF3-8 genome encodes:
- a CDS encoding TIGR00341 family protein — MTLVKEKPSETPQRTRRPGYGAAGVVFRFVKRLINLEEDKADEEKTIEEIKKGVPFRGANLWILIFAIFIASIGLNVNSTAVIIGAMLISPLMGPIMGIGLGMGINDLELIKKGVMNLAVAVVISVLTSTIYFMISPLSDAQSELLARTTPTLWDVMIAVFGGLAGIVAGSRREKSNAIPGVAIATALMPPLCTAGYGLATGNLYYFFGAFYLFFINTVFISLSTFLIVRYLKYPKKVFVDEARERRVKSIISFFVLLTILPSFFTAYQVVRRSIFERNAQLFVSNELAFDNSPVISREFTFSDDTSRIEITLFGAPVSKEIINHASQKLGTYSLEGTTLVVHQGYEDEEDNLSQDVLEKYNQSVKAGIIEELYRKNEQALNDKNDKIAFLEKEITLLKGRQVAFDDICREVKVQYPGLKEFSLSVAPIATIDSLNVSQVTFAYANFATRQRRTVLQKMEEWLKVRTQSDSLRLIVQ, encoded by the coding sequence GGGGTGGTATTTAGGTTTGTCAAAAGGTTAATAAACCTGGAAGAGGACAAAGCAGATGAGGAAAAAACGATCGAAGAGATCAAAAAGGGGGTGCCATTTCGCGGCGCAAACCTGTGGATTCTCATTTTTGCCATTTTTATTGCCTCCATCGGCCTTAATGTTAACAGCACGGCGGTAATAATCGGGGCCATGCTTATCTCTCCCCTCATGGGGCCGATAATGGGCATCGGGCTAGGTATGGGAATCAATGATCTGGAATTGATAAAAAAGGGGGTAATGAACCTGGCTGTGGCTGTGGTTATTTCCGTACTTACCTCTACTATTTATTTTATGATCTCCCCGCTTAGCGATGCCCAGTCAGAATTGCTGGCACGAACCACCCCTACGTTATGGGATGTGATGATAGCTGTATTTGGTGGATTGGCGGGTATTGTAGCCGGGTCACGGCGAGAAAAAAGTAATGCTATACCAGGGGTGGCTATAGCAACAGCGCTGATGCCTCCTTTATGTACGGCTGGTTATGGCCTGGCTACAGGCAACCTATATTACTTCTTCGGTGCTTTCTACCTGTTTTTCATAAATACTGTATTCATAAGCCTTTCCACTTTCCTGATCGTAAGGTATCTGAAGTACCCCAAGAAGGTTTTTGTAGACGAGGCAAGAGAAAGAAGAGTGAAGTCCATTATCTCATTCTTTGTATTGCTTACCATATTACCGAGCTTTTTTACAGCTTATCAGGTGGTGAGGCGAAGTATATTCGAACGTAATGCACAGCTCTTTGTATCAAACGAACTGGCATTTGACAATTCTCCGGTAATAAGCCGGGAGTTTACCTTTTCAGATGATACCAGCCGAATAGAGATTACGCTGTTCGGTGCGCCGGTATCGAAGGAGATTATTAACCACGCCAGTCAGAAGCTAGGCACCTATAGCCTGGAGGGCACTACCCTGGTAGTGCATCAGGGCTATGAGGACGAAGAAGATAACCTGAGCCAGGATGTGTTGGAAAAATATAATCAGAGCGTGAAAGCAGGCATCATAGAGGAGCTATACCGAAAAAATGAGCAGGCACTAAATGATAAGAATGATAAGATCGCTTTTTTGGAGAAAGAGATTACGCTGCTGAAAGGGCGCCAGGTGGCTTTTGATGACATCTGCCGGGAGGTAAAGGTGCAGTACCCGGGCCTGAAGGAGTTTAGCCTGTCAGTCGCGCCCATAGCCACCATTGATTCACTGAACGTGAGCCAGGTTACGTTTGCCTATGCGAACTTTGCAACCAGGCAGCGGCGGACAGTATTACAAAAGATGGAGGAATGGCTGAAGGTGCGTACGCAATCAGACTCCCTTAGGCTGATTGTCCAGTAA
- a CDS encoding lipoprotein signal peptidase, which translates to MAGKFKYTKYFILSFVVILVDQVVKLLVHYNMVRGSAGEIPVIGDWFKLHYTLNPGMAFGIELGFEYDKLVLTLFRLVAMCFIAFYLYLLAKRRVHSGLLWSIGLILGGAVGNVVDSIFYGKYLGLTSNDAPTPWFHGKVVDMFYLDIWEGQVASWVPFIGGDYMSLWPIFNVADAAIFVGVATILIMQRRFFSEPSSADEVVAESVAEGSDTKENVGAGSVA; encoded by the coding sequence ATGGCGGGAAAATTTAAGTACACCAAATATTTTATCCTCAGCTTCGTCGTGATCCTAGTAGATCAGGTAGTTAAGTTACTGGTGCACTATAATATGGTGCGTGGTTCTGCTGGCGAGATACCTGTCATTGGAGATTGGTTCAAGCTTCATTACACTCTCAATCCTGGTATGGCCTTTGGTATAGAACTCGGCTTTGAGTATGATAAGCTCGTTCTTACCCTGTTTCGTCTGGTGGCAATGTGTTTTATCGCCTTTTACCTGTATCTGCTTGCTAAACGCCGCGTACATTCAGGTTTGCTTTGGAGCATAGGCCTTATTTTAGGAGGCGCTGTAGGGAATGTGGTAGACAGTATCTTCTACGGTAAATACCTTGGGCTTACTTCCAATGATGCCCCTACCCCCTGGTTTCACGGTAAAGTAGTCGATATGTTTTACCTGGATATTTGGGAAGGACAGGTAGCTTCCTGGGTGCCTTTCATCGGTGGCGATTACATGTCACTCTGGCCCATATTCAATGTGGCCGATGCCGCTATTTTTGTAGGCGTTGCCACGATTCTGATTATGCAGAGGCGTTTCTTCTCTGAGCCATCATCAGCAGATGAAGTTGTTGCAGAGTCTGTGGCCGAAGGGTCAGATACTAAAGAAAATGTTGGGGCCGGCTCTGTAGCCTGA
- the ileS gene encoding isoleucine--tRNA ligase: protein MKYPEYKNIDYAALATDVLRYWKENDIFQKSIDSRSEGDAFTFYEGPPSANGTPGIHHVMARAVKDVFCRYKTLQGFQVKRKGGWDTHGLPVELQVEKELGITKEDIGKKITVEEYNRHCREAVMKFKDQWDKLTEQMGYWVDLDDPYITFDTDYMESLWSLLKKLYEKGLLYKGFTIQPYSPAAGTGLSSHELNQPGAYREVKDTSVTAQFKVKGSSQDFFIAWTTTPWTLPSNSALAVGKNITYVKVRTFNQYTGEPIYVILAKDRIYSYFNKKHEDLTLEDYTPGDKKIPFDILEEMKGSDLVGMEYEQLMPYVSLPHPAFTVIAGDFVTTEDGTGIVHLAKPFGSDDFRALEQNGIPGMFLKDEEGYEVPLVDKQGRFRPEVKDFAGMYVKNYDGQDESDPDYKSTDVLIAIKLKEENRAFRVEKYEHNYPHCWRTDKPVLYYPLDSWFIKTTEYRDKLIALNDTINWKPEATGTGRFGNWLKNLVDWNLSRSRYWGTPLPIWRTEDGKEEVCIGSIAELKDAVNKANEAFPADSELIDKNNEAIAKNDLHRPYVDDIVLVSPSGQKMHREADLIDVWFDSGAMPYAQWHYPFEGHDAFEGNFPADFIAEGVDQTRGWFFTLHAIAGMLFDSVAYKNVIANGLVLDKNGNKMSKRLGNAIDPFKTIGKYGPDATRWYMISNANPWDDLKFNLEGVQEVQRRFFGTLQNTYNFFALYANLDGFRFEGGEIPYEQRTESDRWVLSRLNSLIKTTANAYDDYEPTRAARAIQDFVTDELSNWYVRLNRKRFWKGEYNEDKKAAYQTLYTCLNTMARLMSPIAPFYAENLYRDLNGVTSQDNAESVHLTRWPEVADAQIDKALETKMDGAQKISSLVHSLRRKHNLKVRQPLSRILIPVLSNEDKEMLQSVDNIIMNEVNVKTVEYIDDTSGILTKKIKPNFPRLGKEFGPKVKEIAAAIGDFGQEEIIQLERNGQITLQLSDGDLVLMADYVEISSDDIPGWSVANDGRYTVALDITLSDELRQEGIARELVNRVQNLRKDMGLDVQDKIKISVEKNQDLVNAALDANKEYICRETQALNLDMPETLNDGKVLEMDDLVLKVRIDV, encoded by the coding sequence GTGAAATATCCTGAATACAAGAACATAGACTACGCAGCACTGGCAACAGACGTGCTCAGGTACTGGAAAGAAAATGATATTTTTCAAAAGAGTATCGACTCCAGAAGTGAAGGCGATGCCTTTACTTTTTATGAAGGCCCCCCCTCTGCCAATGGTACGCCGGGTATTCACCACGTAATGGCGCGTGCAGTCAAGGATGTATTCTGCCGGTATAAGACGCTGCAGGGTTTCCAGGTGAAGCGTAAAGGTGGCTGGGATACTCACGGACTTCCCGTGGAACTGCAGGTTGAAAAAGAGCTGGGTATCACCAAAGAGGATATTGGTAAGAAAATTACCGTTGAGGAGTATAATCGCCACTGTCGTGAGGCGGTCATGAAATTCAAAGATCAGTGGGATAAACTCACTGAGCAGATGGGCTATTGGGTAGATCTGGATGATCCGTACATTACCTTTGATACGGACTACATGGAAAGCCTGTGGAGCCTGCTGAAAAAATTATATGAAAAAGGCCTCCTGTATAAAGGCTTCACCATTCAGCCTTACTCACCTGCAGCCGGTACCGGACTCAGCTCCCATGAGCTGAATCAACCAGGTGCCTATCGTGAAGTCAAGGATACCTCCGTTACCGCCCAGTTTAAAGTTAAAGGGAGCAGCCAGGATTTCTTTATTGCCTGGACTACGACCCCATGGACACTGCCCAGCAACTCTGCGCTGGCGGTAGGCAAAAACATTACTTATGTGAAGGTGCGTACCTTCAATCAATACACTGGTGAGCCCATCTATGTCATCTTAGCGAAGGATCGCATATACTCGTACTTTAATAAAAAGCACGAGGACCTAACGCTGGAAGACTACACGCCAGGCGATAAAAAGATACCTTTCGATATACTGGAAGAAATGAAGGGCAGTGACCTGGTAGGTATGGAATACGAGCAGCTTATGCCGTATGTAAGCCTTCCTCACCCTGCCTTTACGGTGATAGCCGGTGACTTCGTTACTACAGAAGATGGCACCGGTATTGTGCACCTTGCCAAACCTTTCGGGTCAGATGATTTTCGTGCTCTGGAGCAAAATGGCATCCCGGGTATGTTCCTCAAAGATGAGGAAGGGTATGAGGTGCCACTGGTAGATAAGCAAGGTCGCTTTCGCCCGGAGGTCAAAGACTTTGCCGGTATGTACGTGAAAAATTACGACGGCCAGGATGAAAGCGACCCTGACTATAAGTCTACTGACGTACTTATTGCCATAAAACTGAAAGAAGAAAACAGGGCGTTCCGCGTTGAAAAATACGAGCACAATTACCCCCACTGCTGGCGTACTGATAAGCCTGTACTATACTATCCTTTGGATAGCTGGTTTATCAAAACCACTGAATACAGGGATAAGCTCATAGCGCTGAATGATACTATAAACTGGAAGCCAGAAGCTACCGGCACGGGCCGCTTTGGCAACTGGCTCAAAAACCTGGTGGACTGGAATCTTAGCAGAAGCCGTTACTGGGGTACACCCCTGCCAATCTGGCGTACTGAAGATGGTAAGGAAGAGGTTTGTATCGGAAGCATAGCCGAGTTAAAAGATGCGGTGAATAAAGCCAATGAGGCTTTCCCGGCTGACTCGGAGCTTATTGATAAAAATAACGAGGCCATTGCCAAGAATGACCTTCACAGGCCATATGTAGACGACATCGTTCTTGTGAGCCCATCAGGCCAAAAAATGCACCGTGAGGCTGACCTCATCGATGTGTGGTTTGACAGCGGTGCCATGCCATATGCCCAGTGGCACTATCCGTTTGAGGGGCATGATGCCTTTGAGGGTAATTTCCCCGCGGACTTCATCGCTGAGGGTGTAGACCAGACCAGGGGGTGGTTCTTTACCTTGCACGCTATAGCAGGTATGCTATTTGACAGCGTGGCTTACAAGAATGTAATCGCCAATGGCCTTGTGCTTGATAAGAACGGGAATAAGATGTCCAAGCGTCTGGGCAATGCCATAGACCCTTTCAAGACGATAGGCAAATATGGGCCTGATGCCACACGTTGGTACATGATCAGCAATGCCAATCCCTGGGATGATCTTAAGTTTAACTTAGAGGGTGTTCAGGAGGTGCAAAGGCGCTTCTTCGGTACGCTACAGAATACTTATAACTTCTTTGCTCTTTATGCGAACCTTGATGGCTTCAGGTTCGAGGGTGGTGAAATACCCTACGAGCAGCGAACCGAGTCTGATCGCTGGGTTCTTTCCCGGCTCAACTCATTAATAAAGACCACCGCGAATGCGTATGATGATTATGAGCCTACGCGGGCAGCAAGGGCCATTCAGGACTTTGTAACGGATGAACTTAGTAACTGGTACGTCAGGCTGAACAGAAAGCGTTTCTGGAAAGGAGAATACAACGAAGATAAAAAAGCAGCTTACCAGACGCTCTATACCTGCCTGAATACCATGGCCAGGCTCATGAGCCCCATTGCCCCATTTTATGCTGAGAATCTCTACCGTGACCTTAACGGCGTAACCAGTCAGGATAATGCTGAGAGTGTACACCTTACGAGGTGGCCGGAGGTAGCAGATGCACAAATAGATAAGGCGCTGGAGACCAAAATGGATGGTGCACAAAAAATCAGCTCACTTGTACACAGTCTGCGCCGTAAGCATAACCTGAAAGTAAGGCAGCCTCTCTCACGGATTCTCATTCCCGTTTTAAGTAACGAGGATAAGGAAATGCTTCAGAGCGTAGATAACATAATCATGAATGAGGTAAACGTGAAAACGGTGGAATACATCGACGATACCTCCGGCATCCTTACCAAAAAGATTAAACCTAACTTCCCGAGGCTTGGCAAAGAATTCGGGCCTAAGGTTAAAGAGATAGCGGCTGCTATTGGTGATTTTGGTCAGGAGGAGATTATACAGCTAGAGCGTAATGGTCAGATAACTCTTCAACTATCAGATGGGGATCTGGTTCTTATGGCAGACTATGTGGAGATATCGTCAGATGATATCCCGGGGTGGTCTGTGGCTAATGATGGCCGGTACACGGTAGCTCTTGATATTACTCTCTCCGATGAGCTCCGTCAGGAAGGAATAGCACGGGAGCTTGTAAACCGGGTTCAGAATCTTAGAAAAGATATGGGGCTCGATGTACAGGATAAGATCAAAATCAGCGTTGAGAAAAACCAGGACCTTGTGAATGCGGCTCTTGATGCGAATAAAGAGTATATCTGTCGTGAAACCCAAGCGCTCAACCTTGATATGCCGGAAACCTTGAACGACGGAAAGGTGTTGGAAATGGACGACCTCGTATTAAAGGTGAGGATAGACGTCTAA
- a CDS encoding RND family transporter: MWTKLAHIVFSYRLYLILLLAAITVFMGFQASRIELSYDFAKIVPSNDPDMVYFQEFRDLFGEDANILAVGVKDSALYEADNLRRYKALSDEITAVEGVKSVLSLPLLQRLERNSQEKRFDLVPLFPTIPESQGEVDSLLRDVRDQRFYTSQVVNLENGATLMLVAIEKATLNSEDRLRLVQDIVDLGDGFTENTGIKLHFAGLPFVRSIIASNVKDELNMFLMLSVLITGLILLFFYRSWDAVIFPLIMIGIMIVWSLGTIVLLGYKITLLTALIPPLIVVIGIPNSVYLLNKYHQEFNRHGNKMRALSRIIRKIGLATLITNSTTAIGFGVLAFTDITILREFGVVAGINIFATFFVSIIFIPAIFSYLPEPNTRKLKHLHFKGLDKFLTAIDLLVHRYRYRVFFITAVLVGAGVYGMYQIQSVSYMVDDIPEDSEIRTDLAFFEANFSGVMPLEIIVDTGKRRGVLRLSNLRKIEELEDFLADQEYLSTPVSVVSFIKAARQAFYNNNPAFYALPTNQDKNFILRYLREQSDSSGLLSSFVDSTGQKIRVSLKIADIGSLKMDSLIGRVVEPKVAEIFEGTDIEVGITGTTPLFIKGNNFLIDNLRTSLLLAFALISVIMAMLFGNIRMILISLVPNLVPLILTAGIMGFAGIPLKPSTALIFSIAFGISVDDSIHFLAKYRQELFANNFFVPLAISKSVRETGASMMYTSIILFAGFIIFAFSDFGGTVALGFLTSTTLLIAMFTNLILLPILLMTFDDGKRRKDFHPLIEHYEEFYHEAEDEEIDVDKIRVEKSEQGEGNS; this comes from the coding sequence ATGTGGACAAAACTCGCCCATATAGTATTTAGCTACAGGCTCTACCTGATCCTTCTTTTGGCAGCTATCACTGTCTTTATGGGATTTCAGGCCAGCCGTATCGAGCTCAGCTACGATTTTGCCAAGATCGTTCCTTCCAACGATCCTGACATGGTGTATTTTCAGGAGTTCAGAGACCTTTTCGGCGAAGATGCCAATATCCTGGCCGTGGGGGTTAAAGACAGCGCACTATATGAAGCTGACAATTTAAGGCGATATAAGGCACTGAGTGATGAGATTACTGCTGTAGAAGGGGTCAAAAGCGTGCTTAGCCTACCTTTACTGCAACGCCTTGAGCGAAACTCTCAGGAAAAACGGTTTGATCTTGTGCCTCTCTTCCCCACTATTCCGGAGAGCCAGGGGGAGGTTGACAGTTTGCTTCGCGATGTACGTGATCAGCGGTTTTACACGTCGCAGGTGGTGAACCTTGAAAATGGGGCCACACTCATGCTGGTAGCCATAGAAAAGGCGACGCTTAACTCTGAAGACCGGCTAAGGCTGGTGCAGGATATCGTAGACCTGGGAGATGGGTTCACTGAAAATACCGGCATAAAGCTGCACTTTGCGGGGCTGCCCTTTGTTCGGTCCATCATAGCGAGTAATGTAAAAGATGAGCTCAACATGTTTCTCATGCTGAGTGTGCTGATTACAGGGCTTATTCTCCTCTTTTTTTACCGCTCATGGGATGCTGTTATCTTCCCTCTCATCATGATCGGCATCATGATCGTTTGGTCATTGGGCACCATAGTCTTACTCGGGTATAAGATTACTCTGCTAACAGCCCTTATTCCTCCCCTGATAGTCGTCATAGGCATTCCCAATAGTGTTTACCTGCTTAATAAATACCACCAGGAGTTTAACCGGCATGGTAATAAGATGCGGGCTCTTAGCCGGATCATACGGAAGATAGGACTTGCCACGCTGATCACAAATAGCACCACCGCAATAGGTTTCGGTGTACTTGCCTTCACGGATATTACTATACTGCGGGAGTTTGGTGTAGTGGCAGGCATAAACATTTTCGCCACGTTCTTTGTAAGTATCATTTTTATCCCGGCCATCTTCAGTTACCTGCCAGAGCCTAATACCAGGAAACTCAAGCACCTCCATTTTAAGGGGCTTGATAAGTTCCTTACGGCTATAGATTTGCTTGTTCACCGCTACCGCTACCGCGTGTTCTTTATTACTGCAGTGCTGGTCGGGGCAGGGGTGTACGGTATGTACCAGATACAATCTGTATCATATATGGTAGATGATATTCCGGAGGATAGTGAGATCAGAACGGACCTTGCTTTTTTTGAGGCGAACTTTAGCGGCGTTATGCCTCTGGAAATTATTGTGGATACGGGTAAGCGCCGAGGGGTCCTTAGGTTAAGTAATTTGCGTAAGATCGAGGAGCTGGAAGATTTTCTTGCCGATCAGGAATATTTGAGTACACCCGTGTCGGTAGTAAGCTTTATTAAAGCAGCTCGCCAGGCTTTTTATAATAACAACCCCGCTTTTTACGCCTTGCCCACTAACCAGGATAAAAACTTTATACTTCGATACCTGCGCGAGCAAAGTGATAGCTCAGGTCTGCTCAGCTCATTCGTAGATAGCACCGGTCAAAAGATCAGGGTAAGCCTTAAAATTGCCGATATCGGCTCGCTAAAAATGGACAGCCTTATCGGGAGGGTTGTTGAGCCTAAGGTGGCAGAAATATTTGAAGGTACGGATATAGAAGTAGGTATCACCGGTACCACCCCGCTATTTATAAAAGGCAATAACTTTCTCATTGATAACCTTCGCACCAGCCTGCTATTAGCCTTTGCTTTGATCAGTGTAATCATGGCCATGCTCTTTGGCAACATCCGGATGATACTGATATCTCTGGTACCAAACCTGGTACCTCTTATACTCACTGCGGGTATTATGGGCTTCGCAGGTATTCCTTTGAAACCAAGCACAGCCCTTATTTTTAGTATTGCATTCGGTATTTCAGTGGATGACAGTATTCACTTCCTGGCTAAATACCGGCAGGAGCTTTTTGCTAATAACTTCTTTGTTCCCCTTGCTATTAGTAAGAGTGTCAGAGAAACAGGTGCAAGTATGATGTACACATCGATCATACTCTTTGCGGGCTTCATCATTTTTGCCTTTAGTGACTTCGGCGGTACGGTTGCCCTTGGTTTTCTCACAAGCACCACCCTGCTTATAGCCATGTTTACCAATCTTATTCTGCTGCCTATACTACTCATGACTTTCGATGATGGAAAAAGACGCAAAGACTTTCATCCCCTTATCGAGCATTATGAGGAGTTCTATCATGAGGCAGAAGACGAGGAGATAGATGTGGACAAGATAAGGGTAGAGAAAAGTGAGCAAGGAGAGGGTAATTCCTGA
- the dgt gene encoding dGTP triphosphohydrolase codes for MNWLQLLTGDEKQNGESFGTGRSAFERDYDRIVFSHPFRRLQDKTQVFPLPEHSFVHTRLTHSIEVSSVARSLGKEVGEKILQKEHELTNKGINLYDFGAITGAAALAHDIGNPPFGHSGEDAISDFFRHHPKVSDLSGLYSTAQWEDLCNFEGNAQGFRLLNQKGYQGLKLKAPTLAAFTKYPRESLMNEQDKKRRSQKKYGFFQSEKEIFADIARSLGLRKLGGEEEMAWCRHPLAFLVEAADDICYNVIDLEDGCRLGFVSFEEARDLLADLLGDSYDASKLERYRSVSEKIGTLRALAIGRLIGQCTDLFIEKEGDILSGAYDTSLTDDIPASNTLGRISAISVEKIYRAQPVKEREMAGFEVLGGLLSAFIPAAFSTAGLKDLFGNSKKHTVAARLLPEEVHYAIKEADKDAYRITLAIVDYVSGMTDRHAVSVYRRLMGISLPVV; via the coding sequence ATGAATTGGCTACAGTTACTTACCGGGGACGAAAAGCAAAACGGAGAATCATTCGGGACAGGGCGAAGTGCCTTTGAACGGGACTATGACCGCATCGTTTTCAGTCACCCTTTCCGGCGGCTTCAGGACAAAACACAGGTTTTTCCTCTGCCTGAGCATAGCTTCGTGCATACTCGTCTCACACACAGCATAGAGGTAAGTAGTGTAGCGCGCTCACTTGGCAAAGAAGTTGGAGAGAAAATACTGCAAAAAGAGCATGAACTGACAAATAAAGGGATTAACCTGTATGACTTCGGTGCAATTACAGGGGCAGCCGCTCTAGCACATGATATAGGTAACCCCCCTTTCGGACACAGTGGAGAAGATGCTATCTCAGATTTTTTTCGGCATCACCCCAAGGTTTCAGACCTGAGCGGGCTCTACTCAACTGCGCAGTGGGAAGACCTTTGCAACTTTGAAGGAAATGCTCAGGGTTTCAGGCTACTGAACCAAAAAGGGTATCAGGGGCTGAAGCTTAAAGCCCCAACTCTTGCGGCATTTACAAAATATCCTCGCGAATCACTGATGAATGAACAGGATAAGAAGCGCCGTAGCCAGAAGAAATACGGGTTCTTTCAATCGGAGAAGGAGATTTTTGCCGACATAGCGCGCTCGCTTGGCCTGAGAAAGCTAGGAGGAGAAGAAGAAATGGCCTGGTGCCGCCACCCTTTGGCATTTTTGGTAGAAGCAGCAGATGATATATGTTATAATGTCATAGACCTTGAAGATGGTTGCCGTCTGGGTTTTGTGTCATTTGAGGAAGCCCGGGATCTTTTGGCTGACCTGTTGGGGGATAGTTATGACGCATCCAAGCTGGAAAGGTATCGCAGTGTCTCTGAAAAGATAGGTACGTTGAGGGCTCTTGCTATCGGTCGTCTTATCGGGCAGTGTACAGACTTATTTATAGAAAAGGAAGGTGACATTCTGAGCGGAGCTTATGACACGTCGCTTACAGATGATATCCCTGCGAGCAATACATTAGGCCGTATCAGTGCTATTTCAGTAGAAAAAATATACCGGGCCCAACCAGTAAAAGAGCGAGAAATGGCAGGGTTTGAAGTTTTGGGCGGATTGCTAAGCGCTTTTATCCCTGCTGCGTTTAGCACGGCCGGCCTTAAGGACCTGTTTGGTAACAGCAAAAAGCATACTGTCGCTGCCCGCTTGCTTCCTGAAGAGGTACACTATGCCATAAAAGAGGCGGACAAAGATGCTTACCGCATTACATTGGCTATAGTGGACTATGTAAGCGGTATGACTGACCGCCATGCTGTTAGTGTCTACCGCAGGCTCATGGGGATCAGCCTGCCGGTAGTCTGA
- a CDS encoding PRC-barrel domain-containing protein, producing the protein MSTDNLINYATLQSSSIQDSVGNTYGSVSEIILDRTSGKVEFLVVGSGGILGIGKDYFVVPYKSVDINPNTGKIHINTTKEKIENAPHFDKDKVSKWSQEDRDEMLTYYGVSNLKHGTSQDDINKREGGLSDQNHDSYEGSSQVTNAQGPGNTIPGKNMDYDKVKGTNENSPH; encoded by the coding sequence ATGAGTACAGATAACCTAATTAATTATGCAACCCTCCAATCATCAAGCATACAAGATTCAGTAGGCAACACCTACGGTTCTGTCTCAGAAATAATCCTGGACCGTACATCTGGAAAAGTGGAGTTTCTGGTGGTAGGCTCCGGTGGCATACTGGGCATAGGTAAAGATTATTTTGTAGTCCCTTACAAAAGTGTGGATATCAACCCTAATACAGGGAAAATTCACATCAACACCACTAAGGAAAAGATTGAAAACGCTCCTCACTTTGATAAAGACAAGGTAAGTAAATGGAGTCAGGAAGATCGTGACGAAATGCTTACATACTATGGCGTGAGTAACCTAAAACACGGCACCAGCCAGGATGATATTAATAAGAGAGAGGGCGGACTTTCTGACCAAAACCATGACTCATACGAAGGCAGCTCTCAGGTAACAAATGCACAGGGACCAGGAAACACCATTCCGGGAAAAAATATGGATTACGATAAGGTGAAAGGCACTAACGAAAACAGCCCGCACTAA